The Stenotrophomonas maltophilia genome includes a region encoding these proteins:
- a CDS encoding Hpt domain-containing protein, which produces MSSLRDAMSHAALGWVKPELDETLRQVRNEVEYYAEDPTDASRMRICAGYLHQVQGTLRMVELYAPAMVAEELEQLANAIGAGGVADRDEACATLMRGSVLLPDYLERLQNGHRDIPIVLMPLLNEIRAARGEEGVHDSVLLAFAPDSITATEAELDHARGSLSGRNRELLDTVGSAVKEELLRIKDALDLHLRTGGAPEQLQTQANELGAVADTLGMMGLGVARGVVVQQRDALRGVVEGRQQIDENLLLDIAGALLYVDASLDDQVAHLGAGGSGQDDPSAVENRRTVEVLAHEAIANFAAAREHFVAFIETSWNHAELHDVPRLLGDVSGALRMLDLGTAADYLRGVQQYIEAELIGRQRVPSGRQLDTLADAMASLEYYLEALRDRRPGREDILDITRSSLEALRYWPLPDHDAAEPAASVPQSIEREPVVLQGEALQPEHIEIPVQSAAPAPGEVPVPLPDFTFDPPPATPSPAAADNSLMFGGLGSVASAPLSLRDESDAPLVFAASSAPAPEVPQWDLAPFHPETDPLAPADDERSPTFASFDPVSFEQLDAGQGAAAHWTLSEAALPVQSDATTGLDVEDAADASLSIETGAHAAPGFDPVAAEHDAFSASDDVVFRFDADALDNADDVLSLHAMEALSLEDAAGLHPSLESIDATAPAVVEESPAAAEPDITPVDVPVEAPAPLADVPAAAVSMIDIDTIAPIDFSEADAQFFAELSAAAADFNPQATPTPADAEAPVAVGSAEDADAGFEAGFDDDAENIDEDIREVFLEEFDDELANLGTLLPAWRMQPDNMDRLRPIRRIFHTLKGSGRLVGARTLGEFAWKIEGMLNRVLDGSRPATPAVLAMVDNAHAALPQLNAALRHGQRISVDLQAMQAIADRVGAGEETYYVPLPVAAAPAAPVVEADGEDEISRILEAEAMASVQAEAHADPAPEALGTPANIDSVLREILEAEVEVHQATLQDWLRLAQQAPQPVSDALLRAVHTMNGAFAMTEVPEITAVTGGAESYIKRALAADVVPGDEGVAALDATAQAITATMEALQAEQPRITPQEALVQRLQALAGELPEARWPMVGLEDEDEEGIALAPDVGRASEAEAPLAGLDTLDETSMASAFDVAPDLIAEPQPLAEDALEPVPAATDPQTLDIAADSGLDVGELTASDDLSRYFDAGWPSVPGEGEPAVADTCAIESIQPVERAPVVEVAEADAVPTITTVDDADLTMADDLSPYLDARALPVDDRDADEMPVSAEVDAIDLNTSMSADLGDADASLDDDAAALPLDSGLSSLQDEMAAPGFAEPVTLAAALEAGLHVIEEEQTLDDDGQWPVLGLQASELAPGEAEAFAEDADVGGEAAVGEGESADQPSPATVNEVSAAEALQATAEPVRFFELEEAPGQGTANTDAEPAEADAGERAPLHDEASTLEDTADGADALDFSVYDRELVDIFVEEGKDLLDHCDGLISELRNAPQDREVLAGLQRDLHTLKGGARMAGINAIGDLGHSIESLLEAVAAGRTEIERRDVQLLERGFDRLHQLLTRTGAHRVVAPAQDLVEAFEVRTTTDIAAAAAAARAASEAEAVPAQAVGPLTTPADAPLSAPLPAEGVADEDPLARPQQEQVRVRADLLDRLVNHAGEVAIYRSRLEQQLGAFRGAMAELERTNARLRDQLRRLDLETEAQIVARYQREQDQADQKFDPLELDRFSTLQQLSRALNESAADLGGLQGVLDDLSRQYDSLLQQQSRVSSELQDGLMRARMVPFDGLVPRLRRVVRQSGMDTGKQVHLTLEGTHGELDRNVLDRMVAPLEHMLRNSVAHGLEAPEQRRAAGKPEEGEIAIRLHREGSEIVLEVADDGAGLDREAIRRRAIDRGLLAADAQPNEQELDNLIFASGFTTADQVSQLAGRGVGMDVVRNEVRQLGGSVDIQSVRGQGVRFTLRLPQTLAVTQAVFVQIGETTFAVPVASVSGIGRLSRERFEAADSSYRYSGEDYPLYDLGSLVGQAPARADGQDQVPLLLVRAGDLRAAVAIDQVLGNREIVVKPVGLQIASVPGIYGATITGDGRVVVILDVAPLVRRFLANPTLPVLANAPRQERQVPLVMVVDDSLTMRKVTGRILERHNFEVSVARDGVEALERLEERVPDLMLLDIEMPRMDGYELATAMRADPRYKDVPIVMITSRSGDKHRQRAFEIGVQRYLGKPYQELDLMRNVYDLLGIARVRE; this is translated from the coding sequence ATGAGCAGTCTGCGCGATGCGATGAGCCACGCAGCGCTGGGCTGGGTCAAGCCCGAGCTGGACGAGACCCTGCGCCAGGTGCGCAACGAAGTCGAGTACTACGCGGAAGACCCGACCGACGCCAGCCGCATGCGCATCTGCGCCGGCTACCTGCACCAGGTACAGGGCACCCTGCGCATGGTCGAGCTGTACGCCCCGGCCATGGTGGCCGAGGAGCTGGAACAGCTGGCCAATGCCATCGGCGCCGGTGGCGTGGCCGATCGGGATGAAGCCTGCGCGACTCTGATGCGTGGCAGCGTGCTGCTGCCCGATTACCTGGAGCGCCTGCAGAACGGTCACCGTGACATCCCGATCGTGCTGATGCCGCTGCTGAACGAGATCCGTGCCGCACGTGGCGAAGAGGGCGTGCATGACAGCGTGCTGCTGGCATTCGCACCGGACAGCATCACCGCCACCGAGGCCGAGCTGGACCATGCCCGTGGCAGCCTGAGCGGGCGCAACCGCGAGCTGCTCGATACCGTGGGCAGTGCAGTGAAGGAAGAACTGCTGCGCATCAAGGATGCGCTGGACCTGCACCTGCGTACCGGCGGTGCGCCGGAGCAGCTGCAGACCCAGGCCAACGAGCTCGGTGCGGTCGCCGATACGCTGGGCATGATGGGCCTGGGCGTGGCCCGCGGCGTGGTCGTGCAGCAACGTGATGCCCTGCGTGGCGTGGTCGAGGGCCGCCAGCAGATCGACGAAAACCTGCTGCTGGATATCGCCGGGGCGCTGCTCTACGTGGATGCGTCGCTGGATGACCAGGTCGCCCATCTGGGCGCCGGCGGCAGTGGCCAGGACGATCCGAGCGCAGTGGAGAACCGGCGCACGGTAGAGGTGCTGGCGCACGAGGCCATCGCCAACTTCGCCGCCGCGCGCGAGCACTTCGTCGCGTTCATTGAAACCAGCTGGAACCATGCCGAGCTGCACGACGTGCCGCGCCTGCTGGGCGATGTGTCCGGTGCGCTGCGCATGCTCGACCTGGGTACCGCCGCCGATTACCTGCGCGGTGTGCAGCAGTACATCGAAGCCGAGCTGATCGGTCGCCAGCGCGTGCCGAGTGGCCGCCAGCTGGACACGCTGGCCGACGCCATGGCCAGCCTGGAGTACTACCTCGAAGCCCTGCGCGACCGCCGCCCGGGTCGCGAGGACATCCTCGACATCACCCGCAGCAGCCTTGAGGCGCTGCGCTACTGGCCGTTGCCGGACCACGATGCGGCTGAGCCGGCAGCGTCCGTGCCGCAGTCGATCGAGCGTGAGCCGGTCGTGCTGCAGGGCGAGGCACTGCAGCCAGAGCACATCGAGATCCCGGTACAGTCGGCCGCGCCGGCACCCGGTGAGGTGCCGGTACCGCTGCCGGACTTCACCTTCGATCCGCCACCGGCCACGCCTTCGCCGGCAGCGGCGGACAACAGCTTGATGTTTGGTGGGCTGGGATCCGTCGCCTCCGCGCCGCTGTCGCTGCGTGACGAGTCGGATGCACCGCTGGTCTTTGCCGCCTCCAGTGCACCTGCACCCGAGGTCCCGCAATGGGATCTGGCACCGTTCCATCCTGAGACCGATCCGCTCGCTCCAGCGGACGATGAGCGCAGTCCGACGTTTGCCAGCTTCGATCCGGTCAGTTTCGAACAGCTCGATGCAGGGCAGGGCGCCGCCGCCCATTGGACGCTGTCGGAGGCGGCTCTGCCAGTGCAGTCCGATGCGACAACCGGCCTGGACGTAGAGGACGCCGCCGACGCGTCGCTGTCCATCGAGACCGGCGCGCATGCCGCACCGGGGTTCGACCCGGTGGCCGCCGAACATGACGCGTTTTCTGCAAGTGACGACGTCGTGTTCCGTTTCGATGCCGATGCGCTGGACAATGCCGATGACGTGTTGTCGCTGCATGCGATGGAGGCATTGTCGCTGGAGGACGCTGCCGGGCTGCATCCGTCGCTGGAGAGCATCGATGCCACTGCCCCTGCGGTGGTGGAAGAGAGCCCGGCTGCCGCAGAGCCGGACATCACCCCCGTGGATGTGCCGGTGGAAGCGCCCGCACCGCTTGCCGATGTGCCGGCAGCGGCGGTGTCGATGATCGACATCGACACCATCGCACCGATTGATTTCAGCGAAGCCGACGCGCAGTTCTTTGCCGAGCTGAGCGCTGCCGCCGCGGACTTCAATCCGCAGGCGACCCCGACGCCGGCTGATGCGGAAGCGCCAGTCGCCGTGGGCAGCGCGGAAGATGCAGACGCCGGCTTCGAGGCCGGCTTCGACGACGATGCCGAGAACATCGACGAGGACATCCGCGAGGTGTTCCTGGAAGAGTTCGACGACGAACTGGCCAACCTCGGAACGTTGCTGCCGGCATGGCGCATGCAGCCGGACAACATGGACCGTCTGCGTCCCATCCGTCGCATCTTCCATACGCTCAAGGGCAGTGGCCGACTGGTCGGTGCACGCACCCTGGGCGAATTTGCGTGGAAGATCGAGGGCATGCTCAACCGCGTGCTCGACGGCAGCCGCCCGGCGACGCCAGCCGTGCTGGCCATGGTCGACAACGCGCATGCCGCGCTGCCGCAGCTGAACGCCGCGTTGCGTCATGGCCAGCGGATCAGCGTGGACCTGCAGGCGATGCAGGCCATTGCCGATCGCGTCGGCGCGGGTGAGGAAACCTATTACGTACCGCTGCCGGTTGCGGCCGCTCCCGCCGCACCGGTGGTCGAAGCCGATGGCGAGGACGAGATCAGCCGCATTCTCGAAGCCGAAGCAATGGCGTCGGTGCAGGCTGAAGCCCATGCGGACCCGGCGCCCGAAGCATTGGGCACGCCAGCCAACATCGACAGCGTGCTGCGCGAGATCCTGGAAGCCGAAGTGGAAGTCCACCAGGCGACCCTGCAGGACTGGCTGCGCTTGGCACAGCAGGCGCCGCAGCCGGTCAGCGACGCGCTGCTGCGCGCGGTGCACACCATGAACGGCGCCTTCGCGATGACGGAAGTGCCGGAAATCACTGCCGTTACCGGCGGTGCCGAGTCCTACATCAAGCGCGCGCTGGCTGCAGACGTGGTGCCGGGCGACGAGGGCGTGGCTGCGCTGGATGCGACCGCGCAGGCGATCACCGCGACCATGGAAGCGCTGCAGGCCGAGCAGCCGCGCATCACGCCACAGGAAGCGCTGGTACAGCGCCTGCAGGCGCTGGCCGGTGAACTGCCGGAAGCGCGCTGGCCGATGGTCGGGCTGGAGGACGAGGATGAAGAGGGCATCGCGCTGGCGCCTGATGTCGGGCGGGCATCCGAAGCCGAAGCGCCGCTGGCCGGGCTGGACACGCTGGACGAAACCAGCATGGCGTCCGCTTTCGATGTGGCGCCCGATCTCATTGCCGAGCCGCAGCCGCTTGCCGAAGATGCGCTGGAACCGGTTCCAGCTGCAACCGACCCGCAGACGCTGGACATCGCGGCCGACAGCGGCCTGGACGTGGGCGAGCTGACCGCCAGCGACGATCTTTCGCGTTACTTCGACGCCGGCTGGCCGTCGGTGCCGGGCGAAGGTGAACCTGCCGTGGCGGACACCTGCGCGATTGAATCGATCCAGCCGGTCGAGAGGGCGCCTGTTGTCGAAGTGGCCGAAGCAGATGCCGTGCCCACGATCACGACGGTCGACGACGCTGATCTGACCATGGCCGACGATCTGTCGCCCTACCTCGATGCCCGCGCGCTGCCGGTGGATGACCGCGACGCCGATGAGATGCCGGTGTCCGCGGAGGTTGACGCAATCGACCTGAATACGTCGATGTCCGCTGATCTGGGCGATGCCGACGCCAGCCTCGACGACGACGCTGCTGCACTGCCACTCGACAGCGGGCTGTCGAGCCTGCAGGATGAAATGGCTGCGCCGGGTTTTGCAGAACCGGTCACGCTGGCAGCCGCGCTCGAGGCCGGCCTGCACGTGATCGAAGAAGAGCAGACCCTGGACGACGACGGGCAATGGCCCGTGCTCGGCCTCCAGGCCAGCGAACTCGCGCCGGGCGAGGCGGAAGCCTTTGCCGAGGATGCGGACGTCGGCGGGGAGGCGGCGGTCGGCGAAGGAGAGAGCGCCGATCAGCCGTCCCCGGCGACGGTGAACGAGGTGAGCGCTGCCGAAGCACTGCAGGCCACCGCCGAGCCGGTGCGGTTCTTCGAACTGGAAGAAGCGCCGGGGCAGGGCACGGCCAACACCGATGCCGAACCTGCCGAGGCCGACGCCGGAGAGCGGGCGCCGCTCCACGATGAAGCCTCCACCCTGGAAGACACCGCGGATGGCGCCGATGCGCTCGACTTCAGCGTGTACGACCGCGAACTGGTCGACATCTTCGTCGAGGAAGGCAAGGACCTGCTCGACCACTGCGATGGCCTGATCAGCGAGCTTCGCAATGCGCCGCAGGATCGCGAGGTGCTGGCCGGCCTGCAGCGTGACCTGCACACCCTGAAGGGTGGCGCACGCATGGCCGGCATCAATGCAATCGGCGACCTTGGCCACAGCATCGAATCCCTGCTGGAAGCCGTGGCGGCCGGCCGCACCGAGATCGAACGCCGCGACGTGCAGCTGCTGGAGCGCGGCTTCGACCGCCTGCACCAGCTGCTGACGCGGACCGGTGCCCACCGCGTGGTGGCGCCTGCACAGGATCTGGTGGAGGCCTTCGAGGTCCGCACCACCACCGATATCGCGGCGGCCGCTGCGGCCGCGCGTGCGGCCAGCGAGGCCGAGGCCGTGCCGGCACAGGCTGTGGGCCCGCTGACGACGCCGGCCGATGCCCCGCTGTCGGCACCACTGCCGGCCGAAGGCGTGGCCGACGAAGATCCGCTGGCGCGTCCGCAGCAGGAGCAGGTGCGGGTGCGCGCCGACCTGCTCGACCGCCTGGTCAACCATGCCGGTGAAGTGGCGATCTATCGCTCGCGTCTGGAACAGCAGCTGGGTGCCTTCCGTGGTGCCATGGCCGAACTGGAGCGCACCAATGCGCGACTGCGCGACCAGCTGCGCCGACTCGACCTGGAAACCGAGGCGCAGATCGTCGCCCGCTACCAGCGCGAGCAGGACCAGGCGGACCAGAAGTTCGATCCGCTGGAACTGGACCGTTTCTCCACCCTGCAGCAGCTCAGCCGTGCGCTGAACGAGTCCGCCGCCGACCTTGGCGGCCTGCAGGGCGTCCTGGACGATCTGTCGCGCCAGTACGACTCCCTGCTGCAGCAGCAGTCGCGCGTCAGCTCGGAACTGCAGGATGGCCTGATGCGCGCGCGCATGGTGCCGTTCGACGGTCTGGTGCCGCGCCTGCGCCGCGTGGTCCGCCAGTCCGGCATGGATACCGGCAAGCAGGTCCACCTGACCCTGGAAGGTACCCACGGCGAACTGGACCGCAACGTCCTCGACCGCATGGTCGCGCCGCTGGAACACATGCTGCGCAACTCCGTGGCGCATGGCCTGGAAGCGCCGGAACAGCGCCGCGCCGCCGGCAAGCCGGAGGAGGGCGAGATCGCCATCCGCCTGCACCGCGAAGGCTCGGAAATCGTGCTGGAAGTGGCCGACGACGGCGCCGGCCTGGACCGCGAGGCGATCCGCCGCCGCGCCATCGACCGTGGCCTGCTGGCTGCCGATGCGCAGCCGAACGAGCAGGAACTGGACAACCTGATCTTCGCCTCTGGTTTCACCACCGCTGACCAGGTCAGCCAGCTGGCCGGCCGTGGCGTGGGCATGGACGTGGTGCGCAACGAAGTGCGCCAGCTGGGCGGTTCGGTCGATATCCAGTCAGTGCGGGGCCAGGGCGTGCGCTTCACCCTGCGCCTGCCGCAGACGCTGGCGGTCACCCAGGCGGTGTTCGTGCAGATCGGCGAAACCACCTTTGCGGTGCCGGTCGCATCGGTCAGTGGCATCGGCCGCCTGTCGCGCGAGCGTTTCGAAGCGGCCGACAGCAGCTATCGCTACAGCGGCGAGGACTATCCGCTGTACGACCTCGGCAGCCTGGTCGGGCAGGCCCCGGCGCGTGCCGATGGCCAGGACCAGGTACCGCTGCTGCTGGTCCGTGCTGGTGACCTGCGTGCCGCCGTGGCGATCGACCAGGTGCTGGGCAACCGCGAAATCGTGGTCAAGCCGGTCGGCCTGCAGATCGCTTCGGTACCGGGCATCTACGGTGCAACCATCACCGGCGATGGCCGCGTGGTGGTGATCCTGGACGTCGCGCCGCTGGTGCGCCGCTTCCTCGCCAACCCGACGCTGCCGGTGCTGGCCAACGCGCCACGCCAGGAGCGCCAGGTGCCGCTGGTGATGGTGGTGGACGATTCGCTGACCATGCGCAAGGTGACCGGGCGCATCCTCGAACGCCACAACTTCGAGGTCAGCGTCGCCCGCGACGGCGTGGAAGCACTGGAGCGCCTGGAAGAACGCGTGCCCGACCTGATGCTGCTGGACATCGAGATGCCGCGCATGGATGGTTACGAGCTGGCCACCGCGATGCGTGCCGACCCGCGCTACAAGGACGTGCCGATCGTGATGATCACCTCGCGCAGCGGCGACAAGCACCGCCAGCGCGCCTTCGAGATCGGTGTGCAGCGCTACCTGGGCAAGCCGTACCAGGAGCTGGACCTGATGCGTAACGTGTACGACCTGCTGGGGATCGCCCGTGTCCGTGAGTGA
- a CDS encoding methyl-accepting chemotaxis protein translates to MSTASDATKTGKLRLGGSNLWLFLLLASMILFGVNTGVATWQGSRLADAGSKAADLQVLSQQLANQGRDAVGGNAQAFTAFKATRNAIEQNVSTLQGRYGKEPGVSGAIATLGETWAPLGKQAGQLVASEPAVLALAGNANNFTGAVPGLQAQLNELVRAMSASGAPSSQVYSALQQVVVAGSMARRVTEMRAGGSAAATSGDALARDITVFSQVLDGLRNGNEELGITAVRGAAAVAALEQSQQKWEAMKQDADAILASSRQLFAAQSAATALGQGSAHMLDDSRKLFDAFSSFGSVSDTRLFPNFWIGVVSGALSLIAIIGFVSTNVRSRSREQELRYQTQVEFNSRNQQAIMRLLDEISSLGEGDLTVKASVTEDMTGAIADAINYAVDELRHLVTTINDTSAKVALSTQETQATAMQLAEAAGHQANQITSASDRIGEIAASIEQVSRNSAESADVAQRSVVIAAEGAGVVRETIQGMDQIRDQIQETSKRIKRLGESSQEIGSIVELINDISEQTNILALNAAVQAASAGEAGRGFAVVADEVQRLAERTSGATRRIENLVQAIQADTNEAVTSMEQTTAEVVSGARLAEDAGTALTEIERVSNALNTLIKNISIAAQQQSAAASDITRTMGVIRQITGQTSQGAGQTAESIGHLAQLAADLRRSVADFKLPA, encoded by the coding sequence ATGAGTACTGCTTCGGACGCCACCAAGACCGGCAAGCTGCGGCTGGGCGGCAGCAACCTCTGGCTGTTCCTGCTGCTGGCATCGATGATCCTGTTCGGCGTCAACACCGGCGTCGCCACCTGGCAGGGCAGTCGCCTGGCCGATGCCGGTTCCAAGGCGGCCGACCTGCAGGTGCTGTCACAGCAGCTGGCCAACCAGGGCCGTGACGCCGTGGGCGGCAACGCGCAGGCGTTCACCGCTTTCAAGGCGACCCGCAACGCGATCGAACAGAACGTGTCGACACTGCAGGGGCGCTACGGCAAGGAGCCGGGCGTGTCCGGTGCCATCGCCACCCTGGGCGAGACCTGGGCGCCGCTGGGCAAGCAGGCCGGGCAGCTGGTCGCCAGTGAACCGGCGGTGCTGGCGCTGGCCGGCAACGCCAACAACTTCACCGGTGCGGTGCCGGGCCTGCAGGCCCAGCTGAACGAGCTGGTGCGTGCGATGTCGGCCTCCGGCGCGCCGTCGTCGCAGGTGTACAGCGCCCTGCAGCAGGTGGTGGTGGCCGGCTCCATGGCCCGTCGCGTGACCGAAATGCGCGCCGGTGGCAGCGCCGCAGCGACGTCCGGCGATGCACTGGCACGCGACATCACCGTGTTCTCGCAGGTGCTCGACGGCCTGCGCAACGGCAACGAGGAACTGGGCATCACCGCCGTGCGCGGTGCCGCCGCCGTCGCCGCACTGGAGCAGTCGCAGCAGAAGTGGGAAGCGATGAAGCAGGACGCTGACGCGATCCTGGCCAGCTCGCGCCAGCTGTTCGCGGCGCAGTCCGCCGCCACCGCGCTGGGCCAGGGTTCGGCCCACATGCTGGATGACAGCCGCAAGCTGTTCGACGCGTTCTCCTCGTTCGGCTCGGTGTCTGACACCCGCCTGTTCCCGAACTTCTGGATCGGTGTGGTGTCCGGTGCGCTGTCGCTGATCGCGATCATCGGCTTCGTTTCCACCAACGTGCGCAGCCGCTCGCGCGAGCAGGAACTGCGCTACCAGACCCAGGTGGAATTCAACAGCCGCAACCAGCAGGCGATCATGCGGCTGCTGGACGAAATCTCCTCGCTGGGTGAGGGCGACCTGACGGTGAAGGCCTCGGTGACCGAGGACATGACCGGCGCCATCGCCGACGCAATCAACTACGCCGTCGACGAGCTGCGCCACCTGGTGACCACCATCAACGACACCTCGGCCAAGGTCGCGCTGTCCACCCAGGAAACCCAGGCCACCGCCATGCAGCTGGCAGAGGCGGCGGGCCACCAGGCCAACCAGATCACCTCGGCGTCGGACCGCATCGGCGAAATCGCGGCGAGCATCGAACAGGTGTCGCGCAACTCGGCCGAGTCGGCCGACGTGGCACAACGTTCGGTGGTGATCGCCGCCGAAGGTGCCGGCGTGGTGCGCGAGACCATCCAGGGCATGGACCAGATCCGTGACCAGATCCAGGAAACCTCCAAGCGCATCAAGCGCCTGGGTGAGTCGTCGCAGGAAATCGGCTCGATCGTGGAACTGATCAACGACATTTCCGAACAGACCAACATCCTGGCGTTGAACGCAGCGGTCCAGGCGGCCTCGGCAGGTGAAGCGGGCCGCGGTTTCGCGGTCGTGGCCGACGAAGTGCAGCGCCTGGCAGAACGTACCTCCGGCGCGACCCGACGCATCGAGAACCTGGTGCAGGCCATTCAGGCCGATACCAACGAAGCGGTCACCTCGATGGAACAGACCACCGCCGAAGTGGTGTCCGGTGCACGTCTGGCCGAGGACGCCGGCACCGCGCTGACCGAGATCGAGCGCGTGTCCAATGCACTGAACACCCTCATCAAGAACATCTCCATCGCCGCCCAGCAGCAGTCGGCTGCGGCCTCGGACATCACCCGCACCATGGGCGTGATCCGGCAGATCACCGGCCAGACCTCGCAGGGTGCCGGGCAGACCGCCGAATCGATCGGCCACCTCGCGCAGCTGGCGGCCGACCTGCGTCGTTCGGTCGCCGACTTCAAGCTGCCGGCGTGA
- a CDS encoding chemotaxis protein CheW — protein sequence MRSPFDILEAYERRSLAHAVQLPERQFAQDLWRGVGYRVGQRRLVSDFREVVEIVPMPPVTPVPCAQPWLLGVGNLRGNLFPVVDLKYFLEGTRTVQQEGQRVLIMRQAGGDVALTIDELFGQRSFELDQQIAAGTLAEGRYGHFVDRAFHADGHDWGVFSLSLLSRTPEFRQAAA from the coding sequence ATGCGCTCGCCCTTCGACATTCTCGAAGCCTACGAACGGCGCAGCCTGGCCCATGCGGTGCAGCTGCCCGAGCGGCAGTTCGCCCAGGACCTCTGGCGTGGCGTGGGTTACCGCGTCGGCCAGCGCCGGCTGGTGTCCGATTTCCGCGAAGTGGTTGAAATCGTGCCGATGCCGCCGGTGACCCCGGTGCCGTGCGCGCAGCCGTGGCTGCTGGGCGTGGGCAATCTGCGCGGTAACCTGTTCCCGGTGGTCGACCTGAAGTACTTCCTGGAAGGCACGCGTACCGTGCAGCAGGAAGGCCAGCGCGTGCTGATCATGCGCCAGGCCGGCGGCGACGTCGCCCTGACCATCGATGAACTGTTCGGCCAGCGCAGCTTTGAACTGGACCAGCAGATCGCGGCCGGCACGCTGGCCGAAGGGCGCTACGGCCACTTCGTCGATCGCGCCTTCCACGCCGACGGCCACGACTGGGGCGTGTTCTCCCTCTCGCTGCTGTCGCGTACCCCTGAATTCCGGCAAGCCGCGGCCTGA
- a CDS encoding response regulator codes for MARIVLIEDSPTDRAVFTQWLRRAGHEVLEADNAEDGLQLVRDQVPQLVLMDVVLPGMSGFQATRAMARDAAIKHIPVIIVSTKAMETDKAWGLRQGAADYIVKPPREDELIARINELVA; via the coding sequence ATGGCTCGTATCGTTCTGATCGAGGATTCACCGACCGACCGCGCGGTGTTCACCCAGTGGCTGCGCCGTGCCGGCCACGAGGTGCTGGAGGCGGACAATGCCGAGGATGGACTGCAGCTGGTCCGCGACCAGGTGCCGCAGCTGGTGCTGATGGACGTGGTCCTGCCCGGCATGAGCGGCTTCCAGGCCACCCGCGCGATGGCCCGTGATGCGGCGATCAAGCACATCCCGGTGATCATCGTCAGCACCAAGGCGATGGAAACCGACAAGGCATGGGGCCTGCGCCAGGGCGCGGCCGATTACATCGTCAAGCCGCCGCGCGAGGATGAACTGATCGCGCGGATCAACGAACTGGTGGCCTGA
- the pilG gene encoding twitching motility response regulator PilG, translating into MTENTTAGGELAGLRVMVIDDSKTIRRTAETLLKREGCEVVTATDGFEALAKIADQQPQIIFVDIMMPRLDGYQTCALIKGNQLFKATPVIMLSSKDGLFDKARGRIVGSEQYLTKPFTREELLGAIRTYVNA; encoded by the coding sequence ATGACTGAAAACACGACTGCGGGCGGGGAACTCGCAGGACTCCGGGTGATGGTCATCGATGATTCGAAGACCATCCGCAGGACTGCGGAAACGCTGCTCAAGCGCGAAGGCTGCGAGGTGGTCACCGCCACCGACGGCTTCGAAGCGCTTGCGAAGATCGCAGACCAGCAGCCGCAGATCATCTTCGTCGACATCATGATGCCGCGCCTGGACGGGTACCAGACCTGTGCGCTGATCAAGGGCAACCAGCTGTTCAAGGCGACCCCGGTCATCATGCTCTCGTCCAAGGATGGCCTGTTCGACAAGGCGCGGGGACGCATCGTCGGCTCGGAGCAGTACCTGACGAAGCCTTTCACGCGTGAAGAACTGCTGGGTGCCATCCGCACATACGTCAACGCCTGA
- the gshB gene encoding glutathione synthase — protein sequence MPLNVIVVMDPIAHIKIAKDTTFAMLLEAQRRGHALHYVRPGGLALEGGVAVAQTAPLQVRDDPAGWYQLGAFGRTEFGPGQIVLMRKDPPVDAEYIYDTQVLDVAAAAGACVVNNPQGLRDYNEKLAALLFPQCCPPTLVSRDAKVLKAFALEHGQAVLKPLDGMGGRSIFRSGQGDPNLNVILETLTDGGRKLALAQKFIPDITAGDKRILLVDGEPVDYCLARIPQGDEFRGNLAAGGRGEGRPLSERDRWIAAQVGPEMKRRGMRFVGLDVIGDYLTEVNVTSPTCVRELDAQYGLNIAGTLFDALEAGLR from the coding sequence ATGCCGTTGAACGTCATCGTGGTGATGGATCCCATCGCCCACATCAAGATCGCCAAGGACACCACCTTCGCCATGCTGCTGGAAGCCCAGCGCCGCGGCCATGCCCTGCACTACGTGCGCCCGGGCGGCCTGGCCCTGGAGGGTGGCGTAGCGGTGGCCCAGACCGCGCCGCTGCAGGTGCGCGACGACCCGGCCGGCTGGTATCAGCTGGGCGCGTTCGGCCGCACCGAGTTCGGCCCCGGCCAGATCGTGCTGATGCGCAAGGACCCGCCGGTCGACGCCGAATACATCTACGACACCCAGGTGCTGGACGTGGCCGCAGCGGCTGGCGCCTGCGTGGTCAACAACCCGCAGGGCCTGCGCGACTACAACGAGAAGCTGGCCGCGCTGCTGTTCCCGCAGTGCTGTCCGCCGACCCTGGTCAGCCGCGACGCGAAGGTCTTGAAGGCCTTTGCGCTGGAGCACGGCCAGGCCGTGCTGAAGCCGCTGGACGGCATGGGCGGCCGCTCGATCTTCCGCAGCGGCCAGGGCGATCCGAATCTGAACGTGATCCTGGAAACCCTGACCGACGGCGGCCGCAAGCTGGCGCTGGCCCAGAAGTTCATTCCCGACATCACCGCCGGTGACAAGCGCATCCTGCTGGTCGATGGCGAACCGGTGGACTACTGCCTGGCGCGCATCCCGCAGGGCGATGAATTCCGCGGCAACCTGGCCGCCGGCGGCCGCGGCGAAGGCCGCCCGCTGAGCGAGCGCGACCGCTGGATCGCCGCCCAGGTCGGCCCGGAGATGAAGCGCCGCGGCATGCGCTTCGTCGGCCTGGACGTGATCGGCGATTACCTGACCGAGGTCAACGTGACCAGCCCGACCTGCGTGCGCGAACTGGACGCGCAGTACGGCCTGAACATCGCCGGCACCCTGTTCGACGCACTCGAGGCCGGCCTGCGCTGA